The proteins below are encoded in one region of Deltaproteobacteria bacterium:
- a CDS encoding hydrogenase, with translation MTTWSDTALILLVLTDFSLLGSTRLGACIRFVAFQGVLLGVLTLTAHEEMLSLRSVTLAIISSGLKGAAFPWLLLRALQAANVRREIEPFVGYNLSLAIGTVALLASLWLSSRLPLPSPLVSPLLVPVALFTSFTGLFLIIARKKALTQVVGYLVMENGIYAFGVGTVPDTPLLVELGVLLDVFVAVFVMGIAVFHISRQFDHIDTDQLAVLKD, from the coding sequence ATGACGACATGGAGCGATACCGCGCTTATCCTGCTCGTGCTCACCGACTTTTCCCTGCTGGGCTCCACTCGTCTGGGCGCCTGCATCCGCTTCGTGGCGTTTCAGGGGGTGCTGCTGGGCGTGCTCACCCTCACGGCGCACGAAGAGATGCTTTCGCTCCGCTCGGTGACGCTCGCGATTATCAGTTCGGGGCTCAAAGGCGCAGCGTTTCCTTGGCTGTTGCTGCGCGCGTTGCAAGCCGCCAATGTCCGGCGCGAGATCGAACCGTTTGTCGGCTATAACCTGTCCTTGGCGATCGGCACGGTCGCGTTGCTGGCGTCATTGTGGTTGAGCAGCCGTCTCCCGCTGCCCTCCCCTCTCGTGTCGCCGTTGCTGGTGCCGGTGGCGTTGTTTACCAGTTTCACCGGTCTCTTTCTCATTATCGCCCGGAAAAAAGCGCTTACCCAGGTGGTAGGGTATCTCGTGATGGAAAACGGCATCTATGCGTTCGGAGTGGGAACCGTGCCCGATACCCCGCTGCTGGTGGAGCTCGGAGTCTTGCTGGATGTTTTCGTCGCCGTGTTTGTCATGGGGATCGCCGTGTTCCACATCAGTCGGCAGTTCGACCACATCGATACCGACCAACTAGCGGTGCTCAAGGATTGA